The sequence CCTGGCGCGACACGATGTATCGGTTTGCGGGGCGCTTCGATCCGGACACGTTGCATGCGGTGGCTTCGCAGCTTTACGCCGAGATGCTGGAAGCCGGGTACACGACGGTCTGCGAGTTCCATTACCTGCACCACGCGCCGGATGGGCGGCCCTACAGCGATCCGGCTGCGATGTCGCGTGCGTTGATTGCGGCGGCGCGCGATACGGGGATCCGACTGACGCTGCTGCCGGTCCTCTACATGAGCAGCGGCTTCGACGGGCGTCCGTTGAACGAGCGCCAGCGGCGATTCGGGCACGAGGTGGATGCGTTCCTGCGCTTGTTCGACCTCCTGCGCGCGGAACAGGACGACATGCTGCGCGTGGGCATTGCACTGCACAGCCTGCGTGCGGTGCCGCCGGATGCGATGCGCAATGTGCTGGCGTCGATGCCGAGTGGCACGCCGATCCATATCCATATCGCGGAACAGGTGGGCGAGGTGGCGGATTGCCTGGCGCTGCGCAATGCGCGGCCTGTCGAGTGGTTGCTTGCGAATGCGGATGTCAATCGCGACTGGACGTTGGTGCATGCGACGCACCTTGAGAAGGCGGAGATTCGCGGAATTGCGCAGAGCGGCGCGACCGTTGCGATTTGCCCGACGACGGAAGCCAACCTCGGCGACGGGTTGTTTCCGCTACGCGCGTTCCTGGAAGCGGGCGGCGCGTGGGGCATCGGGTCGGATTCGCATGTGTCGATTTCGCCCGTGGAAGAACTGCGCTGGCTGGAGTACGGGCAGCGCCTCGTCACGCGGCATCGGAACATCGCAGTCGGCAGCACGACGACGAGTGTCGGCGAATCGTTGCTGCACGATGTTTTGGCGGATGGGGAAGCCTCGACCGGTCATGCGGTCGGCTGCTTCTACGCCGGTGCGTGCGCGGATTGGTTGGTGCTCGATCGCGATGCGCCGCAGTTCGTGGGGAGCGCGCCGGACGATACGGTGGATCGTTGGTTGTTCAACGGCAATCGGCCGGCGGTGCGGGACGTGCATGTAGGTGGGGTGGAGGTGGTGCGCTCGGGGCGGCATCGCAGGCGCGAGGAGATCGCGGCCGGGTTCGCGGGTGCAATGCGCACGTTGCTGGCTTGATTGCGCCAAGCTTTCCTGAGAGTGGGCGCGATCTTCCGGAGAGTGCGCGAGGGCCTCCGATGGGTGCGTGGAGTCCATCGATGAGTGCGCGAGGTTCATCGATGGGTGCGTGAGGTCCATCGATGGGTGCGCGAGGTCCATCGATGGGTGCGCGAGGCCCATCGATGGGTGCGCGAGGTCCATCGATGGGTGCGCGGGGTCCATCGATGGGTGTGCGAGGTCCATCGATGGGTGCGCGGGGTCCATCGATGGGTGCGCGAGGTCCATCGATGGGTGCGCGAAGCGCGCATCCATCGCAAATCCCAGATTCGTCCGCTATCGGACGCGCTCGCGTCTGATTGTTTGCCCGGCAGCGCAATAGCAGCATCGGCGCTGGAGTGTAAGAACTCCTTCTTGAAAGCTGATCGGGCCGCTGGCATCGCGGAACGGTTGACCGACGCGCGTTCCGCGTCGGGAGGGGGCGAAATGCAACACCTCGCGAGAGGAAATACGCCCAGCCGACTTCAAGACGGTTTCTTACCCTCCCGACTCCTTGCGCTCGCCTTCGCAGCGCAAGTCCCCACGTTGCGATCGAGGAGGTCTCCCATGCGGCAATCCCCACCCCAAACTGCCTTCGTCCTCCCGGACGCGGCCCAACGCTCGCTCTTCCAGTTGCGCGATCGCCTGCGCGTGTTGGTGCAACTAAGCGCTTCCGCTTCGCCCGAGTCGCGCCGGGAGGCGTTGTTGACGCCCGCGCTGCTCGCGTGGTGGTTCAACCACTTTTCGCGCGAGATCGATGATGTGGTTGACGCGGCTTACTGGACGGCTAATTCCGACAGATGATGCGTTCAGACGAACGCACCGCGGAAACGCGGCGCTTTTTGATCCTACGTGGAATAACTGGTCCGCAAAGCAAAGGCCAGGACTTCCCATGCTCTCCACTGCGGCCAGGCAATTCGGGCGCGCTCGATCGCTTCTTTAAGTGGTGCAAGCATGCCAGCGGGAATCGGCGACTGCGCACTCGCATCCGACTGTAGCCAATGTCCCAGCGCGTCGCGCAACATCAGGGAGTCGTCGCCGGACGCATCGGCGCACCATGCGAGCAGCAGCATGAGGGCCTCCCATTTGCCCGCGAGGTCAACGTTGGCCACCACGCGCGCGCGTGCAGCCGCAGCCAGGGATTCCTTGAATCGCTTGTCGAGGAGTTCCGCCGGAATCCGCACGTAGCGCTTCCGCGCGAGGCGAAAGGCAACGCGGGCGACGCGCGGAGACGGATCTGCAATGGCCGCCAACACATGCGGCGCGACCTCTCCGGTGTTCGAGCGCACCAGCGCCGACAGCGCGCCGGCACGCACCAGGGGCCTCGAGTCCGCGAGCGCGTCGAGCATCCGCGTCCGATCGTCGGGAAGCGCCAGTTCTGCGAGGGCGCAGAGTCCGACGACTCGCGCACGCTCTTCGGTGCCGTCGGCCGCAGCGCGCCAGCGCGCGATGGCATCGACGCGGCCGCGGGTCAGATACGAAGCAGCCAGACGGACGGTCTGGGCGCGATCGAACAAAGCGACCTCGACCTGGGGCAGGGCGGCGTCGCCGTCGCGGGCGACCCGCAGGCGCAGTGCTTCGGCGCGGACCGATGCGTGCGGATGTGCCGCCGCCGCGTCCGCGACGGCCCGCCAGTCGTCGATGCCTTTGGCCCGATCGAGCGCCCAAAGCGCGGTGGAGAAGTCGGGGTCCCGCACCGCGTCCGCGAGGCGTGCATCGATGACTTCGGTGTCGGCCTGCGCCATCAGGCGCCAGGCACAGCGGCGCACTTCCTGGGTGCCATTGCGCGCGGCAGCCCAGCGGTCGTCCGAGCTGCGCGCATCCAAGAGGATCTGGTGCATGGTCGGCCACGCGTACGCATCGAAGTTTGACCGTGCCCGCAGCGCGAACACGAGGTCGAGGCGATCGAACAGCGCCCGTGCAGGAATCTCGTGCAATACGCTCGCCAACAGCACCAGCGCGGCATCGCGGACCTGCGGCACGTGGTCGTCCGCACGCAGCAGTGCCAGCGACAATGCGACCGGCCCCGGATAGGCACACATCGCCCGCACTGCGGCTTCGCGGGCGTAGCCGGAGCTGTCGCAGCCGGCGACAAACAAGGTAACGGCGCGGTCGGGGGCGTCGGCGAGTTGGAGGATGACGGCTTTTGCTTCAGCAGCCTCGTAGCTACCCAGCCAGAGCGCCGAATCGAGCTGCAACAAGCGGCGGCCGTTGAGGCCTGCAATCACCTCGGCGTACTCAGTCGCCTCAATGGGATGGCCGAGCACTCGCTGTAGTGCGCGCCCCAGGCGTTCCTTTGCCCATGCGGCATGTGACCGGTGCAACATCGCGAGCGACCTTCCATTGGAATCTCGTGACGATAGCGATTGCGGTCTGTTTCGACCACTCCACTGTCGAGCTTGAGGCGCAAGGGCTGGGGGATGGCCTCCCCGCGCGCCAATCGCTATCGTCCTTGCAACTCGCACACATGGAACGGACCCCGATGTCGCGCCCCAAGCCCTCCTGGCTCGCCCACATTTCCGCCGGCCTGGGCCTCTCCGCACTCCTTGGCGTCCTCTGCTTCCACTTCCCCGAGCTGCTCACCAGCCGCGACTTCCGCGCGGTCTACACCGAGCAGTTCGCGCGCAATCTGTTGCTCTTCGGCTTGGTCGCGGCGTTCGTGCTCGGCACGGTGTCGATCCTGCGAGATCGGGGCAAGCGCGTTGCGCTCGTCGGTGTGGGCTCCGCTGCACTCGCGGTCCTGCTCGGTGGGGCAACCGTGCATTTCGACAAGATCGAGTCCACGCCGTTCTCGCTGGGCCTGGACTGGTTCGTGATCTCGCTGTTCTTCTCCGCGCTGGTCTTCATCCCGATCGAACGCATGCTCGCGGTGCGGCCGATCTCGCCGTTGCGGCATGCATGGCGCACCGACCTCGCGTACTTCTTCATGAGCCACGTGCTCGTGCAGTTCGTGTTGATCGCGGTGACGGCGTCGACGAGCACGATCGCGGCGTTCGCGGCGTTTCCTTCGCTCAAGCAGGCGATCCAGTCGTTGCCAATCTGGGGGCAATTCCTGATCGCGGTGTTCGTCGCCGATCTGTTCCAGGCAGGCCTGCATCGCGTGTACCACAACGTGCCGTGGCTCTGGCGCTTCCACGCGGTGCATCATTCGAGCCGGCAGATGGATTGGCTCGCGGGCTCGCGCATCCACCTCGTCGAGGTCCTGATGACGCGTTCGGCGGTGCTGCTGCCGCTGGTCGTGCTCGGCTTCTCCGCGCCTGCGATCAACGCCTACGTCATCCTCGTCGGCGTGCAGGCCGTGCTCGCGCACGCCAACCTGCGCACCAACTTCGGCTGGCTCGAATACGTGCTGGTCACGCCGCGTTACCACCACTGGCATCACGCTCGGCACGTCGACTACATGGACGTGAACTACGCGATCCACCTGCCGCTGGTCGACATGCTGATGGGCACCTTCAAGCGCCCGCCGAGCGGCACGTGGCCGGAGGAGTACGGCGTGATGAAGCTGGAGACGGTGCCGGAAGGATTCTGGAAACAGACTTTGATGCCACTGGGGCCGAAGAAGGTGTACGCCGATTACGTGGGGCGCGAGTGACGGAGAAGACCGACACGACGCTGCGCGACCTCGCACGCCTGCGTCGCGTGCGCGATCGTATCGATCGCGAATACGCGCAGCCGCTGGACGTGGAAGCGCTCGCGCGCGGCGTGCACATGTCGTCCGGACACCTGAGCCGCGAGTTCAAGCAGGCCTACGGCGAGTCGCCTTACAGCTACCTGATGACGCGGCGCATCGAGCGCGCGATGGCGATGTTGCGCAACTCGGAGATGAGCGTCACCGAGATCTGTTTCGCGGTCGGTTGCTCGTCGCTCGGGACCTTCAGCACGCGCTTCAGCGAGTTGGTCGGCATGTCGCCCAGCGCGTTCCGCCGCCTGGATGCACCCGCCGCAGAGGCGCTGCCTTCGTGCGTGGCGAAGCAAGTAGCAAGACCGATCAGGAATCGAGAAGCGCCGGCCCCCGAGCCGGAACTAGAGTGACTTCCGTGGACCTCCCCACGGACCCGGATCGCACCCGATGAACATCACCATCCATTCGAGCTTCCTCCCGCACACCGGCGCGGACGCCGCGCTGGCCTTCTATCGCGACGCGCTGGGCTTCGAGCTCCGCAAGGACGTGGATTACGGCGGCATGCGCTGGCTCACCGTCGGCCCCGTCGGCCAACCGGACACCTGCATCGTGCTGACCCCGCCGGCCGCGGCGCCCGGCCTCACCGACGACGAGCGCCGCACCATCAACGAGATGATGGCCAAGGGGACCTACGCGATGGTGATCCTCGCGAGCGCGGACCTGGAAGGCGTGTTCGACCGACTGCAGGCGAGCGGCGCGGAAGTCATCCAGGAGCCGACGGAACAACCGTGGGGCGTGCGCGATTGCGCATTCCGCGATCCGGCGGGGAACCACGTGCGGATCAACGAAGTGCGGTGATCCGAATGAAAGGCCCCGCATGCGCGGGGCCTTTTGCATTCAGTCGCCCTGCGCGACACGCCAACGCCGCTTCATGCGCCAAAGCGCCCATGCCACGCCGGCGATCAGCCCCATCGGCACCAGCGCCGCCAGAACCCGGATCAGCCCCGCCATCGTCGTCGCCGCAATCTGCGTCGAGTCGCGCAAGGCATTGCCGATTTCGGAGCCGCCGGCCTGCACGCCGGGCGGTTGGAACTGCAGCGTCAGCAGTTGCGTCTGGATGCGCCGCTGCTGTTGCGCGGACTGCTGGTTCGCGACATCCAACTGCGCTTCCACGTCGGCCAATCGCTCCGACAGCTTCAGCATGTCTTCCAGTTTGACGTTCGGTTTGTCCTGGAATTCGAGCAGGCGCGCGTGTTCCTTTTCGAGGCGGCTGCGGCGCAGTGCGTTGTCGGCGACTGCTTCGGCGAGGTCTTCCGCACGCGTCGTGCGTTCGGCGACATCGCCGCCCTGGCCGGCCTGGCGGATGAGCAGGTCGACGCCCTTCGGCACCACGCGCACGGTGATCGAGCCGCTCGGGTGGTCGCCGCCACGCTGCTGCACATCGAGGACTTCGCACGCGCCGACGGATTGCGAGAAGCAGGCCTGCTGCATCGCGTCGATGCGGCGGGGGATGTCGGCTTCCGCGAGCTTGATGGTGACCGTGTGTTCGTAGGCGAGCGTGCGTCTTGGGGCGTCGGCCGGCTTCGGTGGGCCCGGCTCCATGACGTCGGCAACAGCCGCCGCCGGTGCGCTGGCCGCGCGTTCGCGGTCGCAGGCCACCAGCAACAAGGCCAACAAACAAAATCCCGACCAATGGGTGGCGCGCATCCGTTCTCTCCCCGAAGAATGTTTTGGACGACGGTCGACCTGCGCGGCGGATCATGCCGGAGGCGTGGCGTGCACAACGGAGGGAAGGCGCGGGCGGGGTTACATGCGATTCAGCGGTGCGGCCTCGGATAGGATCCGCACATGCGCATCCCGGCCCTTGCCCTGTCTTTGGTCCTCGCTTCGGCACAATCCTTGGCCGTGGAGCCGCCCCCTTTCGCCGACCGCCCCGTCACCGAGTCCTGCACCCCCAAGCCCGGCGATGCCTTCAACGACGAAGACATGCACTGGGAATGCACCGGTCTGTTCGCGCCCACGCTGCGCGCGCTGGAGTCGATGGTCCTGCTTACGCGTCGCGTGCAGGTGGCGCGCGAGGCGTTCACCGTCTACGAATCGGACGACGATGTCTGGGTGTTCTACCGCGACGACGGCACGGCGACGCGCTTCCATCGTTTGATGGAAGGCGACCAATGGAAGGGCATCGGCGTCGCGTTCTTCTGCGCGGACACGGCCGAGCGCTGCGAGCACCTGCGCAAAGGCACGATGCGCATGCGCGTGCCGCCGCCGGCGATGGACCGCGTTGGTCCGCCGGACGTGAAGCCCTAGCGCCTACATCACGCTTTGTCCGGTGCCACCCTGTGGGCCGAGCACGATGTCCCACGCGAATGCCAGCGCATCCGACGCCATCCCCTCGGTGGGCGCCACCGCGTGCGCGATCGCAGCGTCCTTGTTCACGGGAATCGCGTTGAAGATCTGGTCGGACGCGTTGAGTTTCTCGCCGGGGAAATACATTTGCGTGGTGAGTTGCTCGCGCCCGCCGGCGACTTCGAAGTGGATGTGCGGCGTGCGCAGCGTGTTTCCCGTCGAATACGCGCCCGGCTTGATGGACGTGAACGCGTATCGACCATCGGCATCGGTGGTGATCTTCGCGTAGCCCTGGAAGTTTGGATCCAGCGGCGCGGGATTCCTGTCGTCCGGATGCGCGTAACGCCCGTGTGCGTTGGCCTGCCAGATTTCCAGCGTGGCACCCGCCACGGGCTTGCCGTCTTCGTCGAGCACGCGGCCCGCCACGTGGATGACCTGACCGGCGGCGCGGGTCGCGTGGCCTTTCAACATCGTCATGTCCGCATCGCGTTCGAGCGGAAGGACCTTGGGATAGAAGGGACCCGAGGTCTGCTCCGGCGTCGGCAGCAGGGCGGCGAGGGCAGCGCTCCAGCGGGACGAGAAGGCCAGGGCGGTGACACCTGCGATCAGGACCTTGCGGCGTGAACGGGGATCGACGGACGGCATCGGGGTGCTCCGGCGTGGTAGCACCCGGTCCAACGCGGGAACGCCGCTCACCCGGCCTGCGTGACGATCTTCACCTGCATGCCCAGGGTCCGGTGCACCGGGCAACGCTCGGCGATCTGGAGCATGCGCGCGCGCACCTTGTCGTCGAGGTCGCCTTCGATCCAGATCGTGCGCTCCAGACGGTCGAGCTTCGCGTTCGCGTCGTCGGTGCGTTCGCAATCGCGTTCGTGCACCTTCTGGTGCTTCACGTGCACGCGGATGCCGGTGACGGGCAGTTGTTTCAACTTCGCATAAGCATGCAGGGTCATCGCCGTGCACGAGGCGAGCGCACCGGAGAGCAGGCCGTAGGGCGAGGGCCCGCTGTCGGT comes from Lysobacter sp. KIS68-7 and encodes:
- a CDS encoding formimidoylglutamate deiminase, giving the protein MQTLHAERLWTPDGWRIDAGFTHDAGRIVECERVQPSEGSAWVLPGIANLHSHAFQRAMAGLAERQTNPEDSFWTWRDTMYRFAGRFDPDTLHAVASQLYAEMLEAGYTTVCEFHYLHHAPDGRPYSDPAAMSRALIAAARDTGIRLTLLPVLYMSSGFDGRPLNERQRRFGHEVDAFLRLFDLLRAEQDDMLRVGIALHSLRAVPPDAMRNVLASMPSGTPIHIHIAEQVGEVADCLALRNARPVEWLLANADVNRDWTLVHATHLEKAEIRGIAQSGATVAICPTTEANLGDGLFPLRAFLEAGGAWGIGSDSHVSISPVEELRWLEYGQRLVTRHRNIAVGSTTTSVGESLLHDVLADGEASTGHAVGCFYAGACADWLVLDRDAPQFVGSAPDDTVDRWLFNGNRPAVRDVHVGGVEVVRSGRHRRREEIAAGFAGAMRTLLA
- a CDS encoding sterol desaturase family protein; amino-acid sequence: MSRPKPSWLAHISAGLGLSALLGVLCFHFPELLTSRDFRAVYTEQFARNLLLFGLVAAFVLGTVSILRDRGKRVALVGVGSAALAVLLGGATVHFDKIESTPFSLGLDWFVISLFFSALVFIPIERMLAVRPISPLRHAWRTDLAYFFMSHVLVQFVLIAVTASTSTIAAFAAFPSLKQAIQSLPIWGQFLIAVFVADLFQAGLHRVYHNVPWLWRFHAVHHSSRQMDWLAGSRIHLVEVLMTRSAVLLPLVVLGFSAPAINAYVILVGVQAVLAHANLRTNFGWLEYVLVTPRYHHWHHARHVDYMDVNYAIHLPLVDMLMGTFKRPPSGTWPEEYGVMKLETVPEGFWKQTLMPLGPKKVYADYVGRE
- a CDS encoding helix-turn-helix transcriptional regulator — its product is MTEKTDTTLRDLARLRRVRDRIDREYAQPLDVEALARGVHMSSGHLSREFKQAYGESPYSYLMTRRIERAMAMLRNSEMSVTEICFAVGCSSLGTFSTRFSELVGMSPSAFRRLDAPAAEALPSCVAKQVARPIRNREAPAPEPELE
- a CDS encoding VOC family protein; its protein translation is MNITIHSSFLPHTGADAALAFYRDALGFELRKDVDYGGMRWLTVGPVGQPDTCIVLTPPAAAPGLTDDERRTINEMMAKGTYAMVILASADLEGVFDRLQASGAEVIQEPTEQPWGVRDCAFRDPAGNHVRINEVR
- a CDS encoding DUF4349 domain-containing protein; translated protein: MRATHWSGFCLLALLLVACDRERAASAPAAAVADVMEPGPPKPADAPRRTLAYEHTVTIKLAEADIPRRIDAMQQACFSQSVGACEVLDVQQRGGDHPSGSITVRVVPKGVDLLIRQAGQGGDVAERTTRAEDLAEAVADNALRRSRLEKEHARLLEFQDKPNVKLEDMLKLSERLADVEAQLDVANQQSAQQQRRIQTQLLTLQFQPPGVQAGGSEIGNALRDSTQIAATTMAGLIRVLAALVPMGLIAGVAWALWRMKRRWRVAQGD
- a CDS encoding SpaA isopeptide-forming pilin-related protein; translation: MPSVDPRSRRKVLIAGVTALAFSSRWSAALAALLPTPEQTSGPFYPKVLPLERDADMTMLKGHATRAAGQVIHVAGRVLDEDGKPVAGATLEIWQANAHGRYAHPDDRNPAPLDPNFQGYAKITTDADGRYAFTSIKPGAYSTGNTLRTPHIHFEVAGGREQLTTQMYFPGEKLNASDQIFNAIPVNKDAAIAHAVAPTEGMASDALAFAWDIVLGPQGGTGQSVM
- a CDS encoding OsmC family protein; this encodes MAATDPASLLMEGEALAHSDNQGFRTTLNIAGHAMVADEPTAVGGTDSGPSPYGLLSGALASCTAMTLHAYAKLKQLPVTGIRVHVKHQKVHERDCERTDDANAKLDRLERTIWIEGDLDDKVRARMLQIAERCPVHRTLGMQVKIVTQAG